One Flavobacterium sp. 90 DNA segment encodes these proteins:
- a CDS encoding DUF2723 domain-containing protein has translation MAQFNFNKWNTIIGWFAFAIALTTYTLTVEPTMSFWDCGEYIATAAKLEVGHPPGAPLFQMMGAFFAMFAIDAQHVAVMVNMMSVFSSAFTILFMFWSSSMILKKIVARFAEIDQNNSIVILGSSFVGALAYTFSDSFWFNAVEAEVYAMASLLIALLFWLGLRWEQDMDKPKGNKWLLIISLVIGLSFGVHFMALLTIPAIGFLYYFKHYEKVTIKNFIIANAVVIAILLFIFKLLLPLTMAFFGKTEIFMVNSMGLPFNSGTIFVALLFIAFFYFGLKYTKQKGLVFYNTIILCILFILIGFSTWIMLPVRANANTVINENKPSDATEVLAYYNREQYGVNPLFYGPQYTELFAGLDAKTPYLDKKPNYERDYKTGKYIITNNYKNAEQNSDDNQKTILPRMWSTETGHIQNYISFTNPPSFKIDPNHSYDEDLAKYGIDASQLSEDEYNKATAQLRNEVEKTVSEFRKAYAQKQIDNEGYVKFLNSYGEYLIIEKPTTADNFSFMFEYQFGYMYWRYLMWNFVGRQSDVQGKYDNLDGNWISGIKMLDSVHLGSQDNLPTDVLNNKGRNVYFFLPFILGLIGIMYHANKDLKSFYVLLALFLFTGIALKIYLNERPFEPRERDYALVGSFYVFAIWIGFGVYSLYESIQKYIAPKIAGPIIIAATFLAAPVLMASQNWDDHDRSERYTAVAMAKAYLNSCDKDAILFTIGDNDTFPLWYAQEIEHIRTDVKIVNTSLFMTDWYIDQMKAKSYESDPLPISFTHDEYVGDKLDYVAYIQKVETRWDIKDLMSFIKNPKSTVGLQNGQTIHFYPTNKIRLSVDKNTIIKNKVVDPKYNDSIVPYIDINIKGRALYKNRLMMLDILANNNWKRPIYFSGGAFDDEDYLWLKNYLQLDGMVYKLVPIKNVPSKDGGPMDMGQIDADKMYDIVMKWDWGNSNGNIYHDPETRRNSITYRTNLSRLMDQLIAEGKIDKAKNVINLAITKMPLDKFGYYSLVEPFTNGYYKVGETAKAHDLLNKLVQKYKENLNYYATLTPGDQTDLAMDIITDIERYRSLLEVMKKNNDKAFYEKHKVTFNTYVNVFERFGREKE, from the coding sequence ATGGCACAATTCAATTTCAATAAATGGAATACAATTATTGGTTGGTTTGCATTTGCAATCGCTTTAACTACTTATACACTAACTGTTGAACCCACCATGAGCTTTTGGGATTGTGGCGAATATATTGCAACAGCAGCTAAACTAGAAGTTGGTCACCCACCAGGAGCACCACTATTCCAGATGATGGGTGCCTTTTTTGCAATGTTTGCTATAGACGCTCAACACGTCGCTGTGATGGTAAATATGATGTCTGTTTTTTCAAGCGCATTCACCATTCTATTTATGTTCTGGTCTTCATCAATGATTTTGAAAAAAATCGTTGCTCGTTTTGCTGAGATTGATCAAAACAATTCTATCGTTATATTAGGAAGCTCTTTCGTTGGAGCCCTTGCTTATACTTTCTCTGACAGTTTCTGGTTTAATGCCGTTGAAGCCGAAGTTTATGCAATGGCATCTCTATTAATCGCATTACTTTTTTGGCTTGGATTACGCTGGGAACAAGACATGGATAAGCCAAAAGGAAACAAATGGTTATTGATCATTTCTCTTGTTATCGGACTTTCATTTGGTGTTCACTTCATGGCACTTTTGACTATTCCCGCAATTGGCTTTCTTTACTATTTCAAACACTACGAAAAAGTTACTATAAAAAACTTCATTATTGCCAATGCTGTAGTAATTGCAATTCTATTGTTTATCTTCAAGCTTTTACTACCATTAACAATGGCTTTCTTTGGTAAAACCGAGATTTTCATGGTAAACAGCATGGGATTACCTTTTAACTCAGGAACTATCTTTGTAGCTTTATTATTTATTGCTTTCTTTTATTTTGGCCTTAAATACACCAAACAAAAAGGATTAGTTTTCTACAACACTATTATTCTTTGTATTTTATTTATTCTTATTGGTTTCTCAACCTGGATTATGTTACCGGTTCGTGCTAACGCCAATACTGTAATCAACGAAAACAAACCATCTGATGCTACAGAGGTTTTAGCATATTATAATCGTGAGCAATACGGTGTAAACCCATTGTTTTACGGACCTCAATACACAGAACTTTTTGCCGGTCTGGATGCAAAAACTCCTTACTTAGACAAAAAACCTAACTACGAAAGAGATTATAAAACTGGTAAATATATCATTACCAACAATTATAAAAATGCAGAACAAAATTCTGATGATAATCAGAAGACGATTCTTCCAAGAATGTGGAGCACCGAAACCGGACACATCCAAAATTATATTAGCTTCACAAATCCTCCTAGTTTCAAAATAGATCCAAATCATAGTTACGATGAAGATTTAGCAAAATACGGAATTGACGCAAGTCAATTAAGTGAAGATGAATACAACAAAGCAACTGCACAATTGCGAAATGAAGTTGAAAAAACAGTTTCAGAATTCAGAAAAGCTTACGCTCAAAAACAAATCGACAACGAAGGCTACGTTAAATTCTTAAATAGCTATGGTGAGTATTTAATCATAGAAAAACCAACAACTGCAGACAATTTCAGTTTTATGTTCGAATATCAATTTGGATATATGTATTGGAGATATTTGATGTGGAATTTTGTTGGCCGTCAAAGTGATGTTCAAGGAAAATATGATAATCTGGATGGAAACTGGATCAGCGGAATCAAAATGCTTGACTCAGTACACCTTGGTTCTCAAGACAACTTACCTACTGATGTTTTAAACAATAAAGGACGTAACGTTTACTTTTTCCTACCTTTTATTTTAGGTTTAATCGGAATAATGTATCACGCAAATAAAGACCTTAAAAGTTTTTATGTTCTTCTGGCATTATTCTTATTTACCGGAATTGCATTAAAAATATACCTAAATGAACGACCTTTTGAGCCTCGTGAAAGAGATTATGCACTTGTAGGATCCTTCTATGTATTTGCAATCTGGATAGGTTTTGGAGTTTATTCTCTATATGAAAGCATCCAAAAATACATCGCTCCAAAAATTGCAGGACCTATTATTATTGCAGCAACTTTCTTAGCAGCTCCAGTTTTAATGGCGTCTCAAAACTGGGATGATCATGACAGATCTGAAAGATACACTGCGGTTGCAATGGCAAAAGCATATTTAAATTCCTGCGATAAAGATGCTATCTTATTTACTATTGGAGATAATGATACGTTCCCGCTTTGGTATGCGCAAGAAATTGAACACATTAGAACCGATGTAAAAATCGTAAATACAAGTTTATTTATGACTGATTGGTATATTGACCAAATGAAAGCGAAATCATACGAATCTGATCCATTACCAATATCATTTACACATGACGAATATGTGGGAGACAAACTAGATTATGTAGCTTACATTCAAAAAGTTGAAACTCGTTGGGATATCAAAGATTTAATGTCTTTCATAAAAAACCCAAAATCTACTGTTGGATTACAAAACGGACAAACAATTCACTTTTATCCAACAAATAAAATAAGATTGAGTGTTGACAAAAATACTATCATTAAAAACAAAGTTGTAGATCCAAAATACAACGATTCTATTGTACCTTATATCGATATTAATATCAAAGGAAGAGCCTTATACAAAAACCGTTTAATGATGTTAGATATCTTAGCTAATAACAATTGGAAAAGACCAATTTACTTTAGTGGCGGAGCTTTTGATGATGAAGATTATCTTTGGTTAAAAAACTATTTACAATTAGACGGAATGGTTTACAAATTGGTTCCTATTAAAAATGTTCCTTCAAAAGATGGCGGACCAATGGACATGGGACAAATTGACGCCGATAAAATGTATGACATTGTAATGAAATGGGATTGGGGTAATAGTAATGGTAATATCTATCACGATCCTGAAACCAGAAGAAACAGCATCACATATCGCACGAATTTATCGCGTTTAATGGATCAACTTATCGCAGAAGGTAAAATTGATAAAGCTAAGAATGTTATCAACTTAGCGATAACAAAAATGCCTCTGGATAAATTTGGATATTATTCTCTTGTTGAACCTTTTACTAATGGATATTACAAAGTTGGTGAAACTGCGAAAGCACATGACTTATTGAATAAATTAGTTCAAAAATACAAAGAGAACTTAAATTATTATGCGACTTTGACTCCTGGCGACCAAACAGATCTGGCAATGGATATTATTACTGATATCGAACGTTACAGAAGCTTATTGGAAGTGATGAAGAAAAACAACGACAAAGCATTCTACGAAAAACATAAAGTAACTTTTAATACTTATGTAAACGTTTTTGAACGTTTTGGTCGAGAAAAAGAATAA
- a CDS encoding polysaccharide deacetylase family protein, translated as MSFYWVKTNSFIKRVFSKYCWDIPNKEKKIYLTFDDGPTPEVTDWVLSELKKFDAKATFFCIGKNIKANLSLFEKLLTDGHAIGNHTMNHVNGWKSNNNDYIENVKNCAAVLEEEKTCNLIFRPPYGKIKKAQSKILRNLGYKIIMWDVLSADFDQSITPEKCLENVTKNVKSGSVIVFHDSIKASQNLKFALPKTLHFLKENGYKFDIIH; from the coding sequence ATGAGCTTTTACTGGGTAAAAACAAATTCATTCATAAAAAGGGTATTTTCTAAATATTGTTGGGACATTCCAAACAAAGAAAAGAAAATATACCTCACGTTTGATGATGGCCCAACTCCTGAGGTTACGGATTGGGTTTTGTCTGAATTGAAAAAGTTTGATGCAAAAGCTACTTTTTTCTGCATTGGAAAAAACATTAAAGCCAATTTGTCTTTATTTGAAAAACTATTAACAGACGGACATGCAATAGGTAATCACACTATGAATCATGTTAATGGCTGGAAAAGCAACAATAACGACTATATTGAAAACGTTAAGAATTGCGCAGCTGTTCTGGAAGAAGAAAAAACATGCAACCTGATATTTCGTCCTCCTTACGGGAAGATTAAAAAAGCGCAATCTAAAATCCTAAGAAATCTAGGCTATAAAATAATTATGTGGGATGTTTTAAGCGCTGATTTTGACCAAAGCATTACTCCAGAAAAATGCCTTGAAAATGTTACCAAAAATGTAAAATCAGGAAGTGTAATTGTATTTCATGATAGCATAAAAGCATCGCAGAATTTAAAATTTGCGCTACCTAAAACCTTACATTTTTTAAAAGAAAATGGATATAAATTTGATATTATTCACTAA
- a CDS encoding thioredoxin family protein, with translation MSKFGELINAQVPVLIDFYTDWNESSVSMHPVIKDVAAALGDKAKVIKIDVDKNQELAEALRIKGLPTLMIYKEGQMIWRQSGELDANTIIGIVQEQFNL, from the coding sequence ATGTCAAAATTTGGAGAACTTATAAATGCTCAAGTTCCAGTGTTAATTGATTTTTACACGGATTGGAACGAATCATCTGTATCGATGCATCCTGTTATTAAGGATGTTGCGGCTGCGCTTGGCGATAAAGCTAAGGTGATTAAAATTGATGTGGATAAAAATCAGGAATTAGCAGAAGCGCTGCGTATAAAGGGACTTCCTACTTTAATGATTTATAAAGAAGGGCAAATGATTTGGAGACAATCAGGAGAACTTGATGCAAATACAATTATTGGAATTGTCCAGGAACAATTTAACTTATAG
- a CDS encoding metallophosphoesterase: MIIRFVILCALFLFIEFYSYQAIRTLIKLRWVLVSYQIISLLLLIFIIYSFMQFDRSVGQTKQTMFTMGLVLLVYVPKIVITLVLLGEDVFRLGAGAINYFIDNPSNTSVFPSRRKFISQIGLGLAAVPFLSLIYGIFEGKYNFKVIKQTVFFPDLPDAFDGFRITQISDVHSGSFDNPEKINYAIDLINEQEADMILFTGDIVNTHAKEMHPWLDTFKRIKDYKYGKFSVLGNHDYGEYVTWPSEKEKDENFKEIKSLYGQIGFNLLLNEHTYIQKGDDKIALIGVENWGQNFKKAGDLNKASQNVHQDDFKVLMSHDPSHWEYEIKNHPKNFHLTLSGHTHGMQFGIEIPGYFKWSLAQYIYKQWAGLYENVGRYVYVNRGFGFHAYPGRVGIMPEITVIELKKGNNVA, from the coding sequence ATGATAATTCGTTTTGTAATTCTCTGTGCTCTTTTTTTGTTTATTGAGTTCTATTCTTATCAAGCCATTCGTACTTTAATCAAACTAAGATGGGTTTTGGTTAGCTATCAAATTATAAGTTTACTGCTTTTAATTTTTATCATTTACTCTTTCATGCAATTCGATCGTTCTGTTGGACAAACTAAGCAAACCATGTTTACAATGGGTTTGGTGTTATTGGTTTACGTTCCAAAAATTGTAATTACTTTAGTTTTATTAGGTGAAGATGTTTTTAGATTAGGAGCGGGAGCAATTAATTATTTTATAGACAATCCAAGTAATACAAGTGTTTTTCCTTCGAGGAGAAAATTTATTAGTCAAATAGGTTTAGGTTTGGCGGCAGTTCCTTTTTTATCTTTAATTTACGGAATATTTGAAGGGAAATATAATTTTAAAGTTATCAAACAAACGGTATTTTTTCCAGATTTACCGGATGCTTTTGATGGTTTTAGAATTACTCAGATTTCAGATGTTCACAGTGGAAGTTTCGATAATCCTGAAAAAATAAATTATGCCATTGATCTGATTAACGAGCAAGAGGCAGATATGATTTTATTTACCGGTGATATTGTGAATACGCATGCCAAAGAAATGCATCCGTGGTTAGATACTTTTAAGAGAATAAAAGATTATAAATACGGGAAATTTTCGGTTTTAGGGAATCACGATTACGGAGAATATGTTACCTGGCCTTCTGAGAAAGAAAAAGATGAAAATTTCAAAGAAATTAAAAGCCTTTACGGTCAAATAGGATTTAATCTTTTGTTGAATGAGCATACTTACATTCAAAAAGGAGATGACAAAATTGCACTAATTGGAGTAGAGAATTGGGGACAAAATTTCAAGAAGGCAGGAGATTTAAATAAAGCTTCGCAAAATGTGCATCAGGATGATTTTAAGGTGTTAATGAGTCATGATCCAAGTCATTGGGAATACGAGATTAAAAATCATCCTAAAAACTTTCATTTAACGCTGTCAGGACACACACATGGCATGCAATTTGGAATTGAAATTCCAGGATATTTTAAATGGAGTCTGGCGCAATATATCTATAAACAATGGGCTGGTCTGTATGAAAATGTAGGAAGATATGTTTATGTAAACCGAGGTTTTGGTTTTCATGCTTATCCGGGTCGAGTAGGTATTATGCCCGAAATAACGGTGATTGAACTAAAAAAAGGGAACAATGTGGCTTAA
- a CDS encoding HAMP domain-containing sensor histidine kinase — translation MKIKHQLAIFNALTRLLVILILWLMLPILVENVVYRHINNGLLEKKHKFIEHLDKNEIDDFIENPDDSTETYSQFSTLHSEFLVLSRSPIKPNQKKAVFSNDFRIIEGEENEYRILQYHFTYENQGYQLEIGSSLSEVNDLTFIIRFFIIIVFVVILLITFLADTFYIEFLLKPFYKIIDTKIRRVNEPESFDHTPIKATSRDFRELDFVLNQMMDRITELFKKEKQFISNVSHELLTPIALLKNKFENLLQNSSLDDNAFDKIAGSLKTLDMLKKIINNLLLISRIENNQYEANEEINFHEIISDLQEDLQDRIDDREIQFLNKMQHDYIFTGNKTLIHILIYNLVTNAIKYNKPQGSIIIEDGFLEHRYFISITDSGIGMNASQIENIFNRFARISSDQDGQGLGLAIAESIASFHHIEIKVTSQINEGTTFMLLLPEAVKHN, via the coding sequence GTGAAAATAAAACACCAATTAGCCATTTTTAATGCTCTGACACGATTGTTGGTTATTTTAATTTTATGGTTAATGCTGCCTATTTTGGTGGAAAATGTGGTTTATAGACACATCAACAATGGATTGCTGGAAAAGAAACATAAGTTTATCGAGCATTTGGATAAAAATGAAATCGATGATTTTATCGAAAATCCAGACGATTCAACTGAAACTTACTCTCAGTTTTCTACGCTTCACAGTGAGTTTTTAGTACTTTCAAGATCTCCAATAAAACCCAATCAGAAGAAAGCGGTTTTTAGTAATGATTTCAGGATTATCGAAGGCGAAGAAAATGAATACAGGATTCTACAATATCATTTTACTTATGAAAATCAAGGATATCAACTCGAAATAGGAAGTAGTCTTAGCGAAGTAAATGATCTTACTTTTATAATTCGGTTTTTTATAATTATTGTTTTTGTGGTGATTCTGTTGATTACCTTTTTGGCAGATACTTTTTACATTGAATTTCTATTAAAGCCTTTTTATAAAATTATCGATACAAAAATAAGGCGTGTAAATGAACCGGAATCTTTTGATCATACACCAATAAAAGCAACATCCAGAGATTTTAGAGAATTGGATTTTGTTTTAAATCAAATGATGGATCGGATTACAGAGCTTTTTAAAAAAGAAAAACAATTTATTTCGAATGTTTCTCATGAACTTCTTACGCCAATTGCGTTGCTTAAAAATAAGTTCGAGAATTTACTCCAAAATAGTTCTTTAGACGATAATGCATTTGATAAAATTGCAGGTTCTCTAAAAACATTGGATATGTTAAAAAAAATCATCAATAACTTATTGTTGATTTCCCGAATTGAAAACAATCAGTACGAAGCAAATGAAGAAATTAATTTTCATGAAATCATTTCGGATTTGCAGGAAGATTTACAAGATCGAATTGACGATCGCGAAATACAGTTTCTAAACAAAATGCAGCACGATTATATCTTTACAGGAAATAAAACTTTAATTCATATTCTGATTTATAATTTGGTGACAAATGCTATAAAATATAATAAACCCCAAGGTAGTATTATAATTGAAGATGGTTTCCTGGAACATCGATATTTTATTTCCATTACTGATTCTGGAATTGGAATGAATGCTTCTCAGATAGAAAACATATTCAATAGATTTGCCAGAATTAGTTCAGATCAGGATGGTCAGGGCTTGGGGCTTGCTATTGCTGAGAGTATTGCTTCTTTTCATCATATCGAAATCAAAGTTACTTCGCAAATAAATGAAGGAACTACGTTTATGTTATTGCTTCCGGAAGCTGTAAAACACAATTAA
- a CDS encoding response regulator transcription factor, translated as MNILIVEDNRELAVEVYDFLCNGGYVCKIAHNCADALEEVSSNDYDAMLLDLGLPDGDGFEVLKTVRKTKSKMAVIVLTARGELDDRINGLHLGADDYLTKPFALTELSARLFAVIRRIHGFTLNNLSIHGFLLQLQDYKVSYDEIPINLTKKEFDIFQYLVLNKNRVITRLQLTEHIWGDILEVNSDSNFIDVHVRNLRKKLDKHTAIDWFETVRNVGYRINE; from the coding sequence ATGAATATTTTGATTGTTGAAGATAATAGAGAACTCGCCGTAGAGGTTTACGATTTTTTGTGTAACGGAGGTTATGTCTGCAAAATAGCGCATAATTGTGCTGATGCTCTCGAGGAAGTAAGTAGTAATGATTATGATGCCATGTTATTGGATCTTGGTTTGCCTGATGGCGACGGATTTGAGGTTTTGAAAACAGTTCGAAAAACCAAATCAAAAATGGCAGTAATTGTTCTGACAGCGCGAGGAGAATTAGATGACAGAATAAATGGTTTGCATCTTGGGGCAGATGATTATTTGACAAAACCGTTTGCTTTGACAGAACTTAGTGCGCGATTGTTTGCTGTCATTCGCAGGATTCATGGCTTTACTTTGAATAATTTAAGTATTCATGGATTTTTGCTGCAACTTCAGGATTATAAAGTAAGTTATGACGAAATTCCAATAAACCTTACCAAAAAAGAGTTTGATATTTTTCAATATTTGGTTTTGAATAAAAATAGAGTAATTACAAGATTGCAATTAACAGAGCATATTTGGGGAGATATTCTGGAAGTAAACTCAGATTCTAATTTTATAGATGTTCACGTTCGGAATCTTAGAAAAAAACTAGACAAGCACACTGCAATTGATTGGTTTGAAACCGTGAGAAATGTTGGATATCGTATTAATGAATAA
- the polA gene encoding DNA polymerase I — MSTQKRLFLLDAYALIFRGYYAFIKNPRINSKGMDTSAIMGFMNSLLDVIKREKPDHLAVAFDKGGSQLRNEIFPEYKANRDVTPDAIKIAVPYIQELLKAMHIPIIEVSGFEADDLIGTIAKQAEKENYKVFMVTPDKDFAQLVSENIFMYKPARMGNGIEIWGVPEVLAKFEIDRPEQVIDFLGMMGDAADNIPGLPGVGEVTAKKLLKEYGTMENLLANTDKLKGKMKENIEANKEKGLLSKTLATILLDCPVTFNESDYELTRPDIEKTDAIFNELEFRRMAEQFDNLFKAGSETANTAQASDAKLYKKPQPKNEDQFDLFGGGSTEEDSETPRTSFYNTLENTPHSYQAIQGDLGIKLLLQNLQNQTSVCFDTETTGLDALHAELVGMSFSYEKGKAFYVPFPESQEEAQILVDKFKPFFENENIEKIGQNLKYDLKILSNYGVIVKGKLFDTMIAHYLINPDMRHNMDILSETYLKYSPKSIETLIGKKGKNQITMRDVPLEDIKEYAAEDADVTLQLKEIFTTELDKTETKKLFDDIEIPLVSVLAAMETEGIRLDVDFLKAMSKEMDVEIKSLEQKIYETAGEKFNLASPKQLGDILFDKMKIGGAKQKKTKTGQYATGEEVLTYLANDNPIVKEILDWRQMVKLQSTYILALPEQVDKKTLRVHTDYMQTVAATGRLSSNNPNLQNIPIRTERGRQIRKAFVARDENYTLISADYSQIELRIIAALSGEENMIAAFKNGEDIHKATAAKVFDVPLDEVSREQRSNAKTVNFGIIYGVSAFGLSNQTSLSRSESAALIEAYYKTYPRLRSYINEQIEFAREKGYVQTILGRRRYLKDINSANAVVRSAAERNAVNAPIQGSAADVIKIAMINIHKKLKEENWKSRMLLQVHDELVFDVHNDELEKIQPMIKHEMENAFTMAVPLEVELGLGKDWLAAH, encoded by the coding sequence ATGTCAACTCAAAAACGTCTTTTTCTTCTCGATGCTTACGCTTTAATATTTCGTGGTTATTATGCCTTCATAAAAAATCCGCGAATTAACTCTAAAGGAATGGATACATCAGCGATCATGGGATTCATGAATTCGCTTTTGGATGTTATTAAACGTGAAAAACCAGATCATTTGGCAGTAGCTTTTGATAAAGGCGGAAGTCAATTACGTAACGAGATATTCCCTGAATACAAAGCAAATCGTGACGTTACGCCAGATGCAATAAAAATTGCGGTACCTTATATACAAGAACTTTTAAAAGCCATGCACATTCCAATTATTGAAGTATCAGGCTTTGAAGCCGATGATTTGATTGGAACAATTGCGAAACAAGCTGAAAAAGAAAACTATAAAGTTTTTATGGTAACTCCTGATAAGGATTTTGCTCAGTTAGTTTCTGAGAATATCTTTATGTACAAACCGGCTCGTATGGGTAACGGAATTGAAATCTGGGGTGTTCCTGAAGTCTTGGCAAAATTTGAAATCGATCGTCCGGAACAAGTAATTGATTTTCTTGGAATGATGGGTGATGCTGCCGATAATATTCCTGGTCTTCCGGGAGTTGGTGAAGTAACTGCAAAAAAACTTCTTAAAGAATATGGCACTATGGAAAACCTTTTGGCAAATACAGATAAGCTAAAAGGAAAAATGAAAGAGAATATTGAAGCTAACAAAGAGAAAGGATTACTTTCTAAAACATTAGCTACTATTTTATTAGATTGTCCAGTTACCTTTAATGAAAGCGATTACGAATTAACACGTCCTGATATTGAGAAAACTGATGCTATTTTTAATGAATTAGAATTCAGAAGAATGGCAGAACAATTTGACAATCTTTTTAAAGCCGGAAGCGAAACAGCAAATACAGCTCAAGCTTCTGATGCAAAATTATACAAGAAACCACAACCTAAAAATGAAGATCAATTTGACCTTTTTGGAGGTGGCTCAACAGAAGAAGATTCAGAAACTCCAAGAACTTCTTTTTATAATACTTTAGAAAATACTCCGCATTCTTACCAGGCAATTCAAGGCGATTTAGGAATAAAACTGCTTTTGCAGAATTTACAAAACCAAACTTCTGTTTGTTTTGATACTGAAACAACTGGTTTAGATGCTTTACACGCTGAATTAGTTGGAATGTCGTTTTCTTATGAAAAAGGAAAAGCATTTTATGTTCCGTTTCCGGAAAGTCAGGAAGAAGCTCAGATTTTAGTCGATAAATTCAAACCGTTTTTTGAAAATGAAAATATCGAGAAAATCGGTCAGAATTTAAAATACGATTTAAAAATCCTTTCTAATTATGGTGTAATTGTAAAAGGAAAACTTTTTGACACTATGATTGCGCATTATCTAATTAATCCGGATATGCGTCATAATATGGATATTTTATCTGAAACCTATTTAAAATACTCTCCAAAATCAATTGAAACATTAATTGGCAAAAAAGGAAAAAATCAAATCACAATGCGCGATGTTCCTCTTGAAGACATCAAGGAATACGCCGCAGAAGATGCTGATGTAACATTGCAATTAAAAGAAATTTTCACCACCGAATTAGACAAAACAGAAACCAAAAAGTTATTTGATGACATCGAAATTCCGTTAGTAAGTGTTTTGGCTGCAATGGAAACCGAAGGAATTCGTCTGGATGTTGACTTTCTAAAAGCGATGTCTAAAGAAATGGACGTTGAGATTAAATCTTTGGAACAAAAAATATACGAGACTGCCGGTGAGAAATTCAACCTTGCTTCTCCAAAACAATTAGGTGATATTCTTTTTGATAAAATGAAAATTGGCGGAGCAAAACAAAAGAAAACTAAAACCGGTCAATATGCAACTGGCGAAGAAGTTTTGACTTATTTAGCCAATGATAATCCAATTGTCAAAGAAATTCTGGATTGGCGCCAAATGGTGAAACTCCAAAGCACTTATATCTTGGCTTTGCCGGAACAAGTTGACAAGAAAACATTGCGTGTTCATACGGATTACATGCAAACTGTTGCCGCTACAGGACGTTTGAGTTCTAACAATCCAAACTTGCAAAATATTCCAATTCGTACCGAAAGAGGTCGTCAGATTCGTAAAGCCTTTGTTGCACGCGATGAAAACTATACTTTAATCTCTGCCGATTACTCACAAATCGAATTAAGAATTATTGCCGCTTTAAGCGGAGAAGAAAATATGATTGCCGCTTTCAAAAACGGAGAAGACATTCACAAAGCTACAGCTGCAAAAGTTTTTGATGTTCCTTTGGACGAAGTTTCACGCGAACAAAGAAGCAATGCCAAAACGGTAAACTTCGGTATTATATATGGTGTTTCTGCTTTTGGTTTAAGCAATCAAACTTCGTTATCTCGTAGCGAAAGCGCTGCTTTGATCGAAGCTTATTACAAAACATATCCAAGACTTAGATCTTATATTAATGAGCAAATTGAGTTTGCACGCGAAAAAGGATATGTACAAACAATTCTGGGTCGTCGTCGTTATTTAAAAGATATTAACTCGGCAAATGCTGTAGTTAGAAGTGCTGCTGAACGAAATGCTGTAAATGCGCCAATTCAGGGAAGTGCTGCCGATGTGATTAAAATCGCAATGATCAACATCCACAAAAAATTAAAAGAAGAAAACTGGAAATCAAGAATGTTACTTCAGGTTCATGATGAGCTTGTGTTTGATGTGCATAACGACGAATTAGAAAAAATCCAGCCAATGATCAAACACGAAATGGAAAATGCTTTTACAATGGCAGTTCCTTTAGAAGTTGAACTTGGCTTGGGTAAAGATTGGTTAGCAGCGCATTAA
- a CDS encoding DUF2004 domain-containing protein: MTNFNLPHFEQINSQELKEYYFVEINLNGRKISIDLNFKNNIIDPSEIETIKTFLENIEKFDKQNKFYIENDLKEEGDGETLEYLNYYFEELDQDEISNIINTNDLSTSKEILLFNELKLNRIGLYPDEKYGAEYYAAFDYSIDIDGRPCDQLLVVKTNEKGDLDHIAWES; this comes from the coding sequence ATGACAAACTTTAATTTGCCGCACTTCGAACAAATCAATTCTCAAGAATTGAAAGAATATTATTTTGTTGAGATCAATTTAAACGGAAGAAAAATAAGTATCGATTTAAATTTTAAAAATAACATTATTGATCCAAGTGAAATTGAGACTATCAAAACCTTTCTGGAAAACATTGAAAAATTTGACAAACAAAACAAATTTTATATTGAAAATGATTTAAAAGAAGAAGGAGATGGTGAAACATTGGAATATCTAAACTATTATTTTGAAGAGCTTGATCAAGATGAAATATCAAATATTATAAACACCAATGATTTAAGCACTTCAAAAGAAATACTACTTTTTAATGAATTAAAATTAAATAGAATCGGACTTTATCCTGATGAAAAATATGGTGCAGAATATTATGCTGCATTTGATTATTCTATAGATATTGATGGAAGACCTTGCGATCAACTTTTAGTAGTTAAAACAAATGAAAAAGGAGATTTAGACCATATTGCTTGGGAAAGTTAA